The genomic DNA GTTTCCGGCAGGCCGCCCACATTGTGGTGGCTCTTGATGGTGGTGGCCTTCTTGGTCTTGGTGCCACCGGATTCCACCACGTCGGGGTAGATCGTGCCTTGGGCCAGCCACTTCGCGTTGGTCAGCTTCTTGGCTTCGGCCTGGAACACTTCGACGAACTCGCGACCGATGATCTTGCGCTTTTGCTCGGGATCGGTCACGCCGGCCAGGTGGCCGAGGAACTGCTCGGAGGCGTCGATGGCGATGACCTTGGCGTGCAGGCGGCCGGCGAACATGTCCATCACCATCTTGCCTTCGTTCAGGCGCAGCAGGCCGTGGTCGACGAACACGCAGGTGAGCTGGTCGCCGATGGCGCGATGGATCAGGGCCGCGGCCACCGACGAATCGACGCCGCCGGACAGGCCGAGGATCACTTCTTCGTCGCCCACCTGTTCGCGGATCTTGGCGACGGCTTCGGCGATATGGTCGTGCATGACCCAGTCAGGCTTGGCGCCGGCGATCTTCAGCACGAAGCGCTCGAGCATGTCGCGGCCCTTGGCCGTGTGCGTGACTTCCGGGTGGAACTGCACTGCATAGTAGCCGCGCGCTTCGTCGGCCATGCCGGCGATCGGGCAGCTCGGCGTGGAGGCCATCAGCTTGAAGCCGGGCGGCAGCTCGGCAACCTTGTCGCCGTGGCTCATCCAGACCTTGAGCATGCCGTGGCCTTCGGGCGTGGAGAAGTCCTCCAGGTCCTTGAGCAGCGCGGTGTGGCCATGCGCGCGCATCTCGGCGTAGCCGAACTCGCGATGGTCGCTCCATTCCACCTTGCCGCCCAGCTGCACGGCCATGGTCTGCATGCCGTAGCAGATGCCCAGCACCGGCACGCCGAGGTCCCACACGGCCTGCGGCGCGCGCAGCTGGTGGTCTTCGTAGGTGCTGGCGTGGCTGCCGGACAGGATGATGCCCTTGGGCGCGAACTCGCGCACGAATTCGTCCGTGACGTCGTTCGGGTGGATCTCGCAGTAGACGTGCGCTTCGCGCACGCGGCGGGCGATCAGCTGCGTAACTTGCGAGCCGAAATCAAGGATGAGGACTTTGTCGTGCATGATGGGCGGATGGCGTTTCGTCCGGTGCGGGCTCGGTCATCACTTCGGTGCCCGGACCATAGCCGGGCGGTGGCGTGACACTCGGCTCGCGCCGGTATTCGGGTGATTGCGGCCGGCGTGCCACGGGGCGGCGCCGGCATCCTTGTTTTGCGTTTCTTTTTGCAGCTCCCGTTGTTCACGTTGCTCGCGTTCGCGCACGCGTACGCGCTTGGCGGCCGGGATCTGCACCGCGGCGAAGAAGGCCAGCATCGCGGCCAGCACCGGCAGCCAGATCTTTCCGGCGCCCTGCACGGGCAGGTCGAACATGAGCATCCACGCCACGATCAGCACCGCGCTGGCCAGGTTGACCTGCCCGACTGTTCGCGCCACCGCCACCGTGAGCTGCCCGTTGACGGTCGCCTGCCACAGGAGCAAGGCCAGGCCGATCAGGGCCACGCCGAGCAACTGCCCGTACATGGCGGGCTGCGGCTGCGGCAATTGCAGCGCGCTGTAGAAGGTCGTGAAAGGCGACAGCAGCATGACGATGCCGAGCAGCAGATTCAGCAATGCGTCCAGGAACAGCACGGCACGCAGCAATACTTTCATAAGAACTCCTCCGGCCTGGCGCGGGGCCTGGCTTGGGGGCGGCGCCGGTCGGCGCAGCCGGCGCGCGGCTGGCAGGACATCCGGGTCCCGCGCAGCCGCCAGTTCATAGAGACCTGCCTGGTCGACGCACTTGTTCGACTCAGCCCGACTTAGTCGATGTAGTAGTTCGGCGCTTCCTTGGTGATCTGCACGTCGTGCACATGCGACTCGCGCATGCCCGCGGCGGTGATCTGCACGAACTCGGACGTCTCGTGCCAGTCGGCGATCGAGCTGCTGCCGCAGTAACCCATGGAGGCACGCACGCCGCCGCACATCTGGTGGATGATGGCGGTGACCGAGCCCTTGTAGGCCACGCGGCCTTCAATGCCTTCGGGGACCAGCTTGTCGACGTTGGCGGTGTTGTCTTCCTGGAAGTAACGATCTGCCGCGCCGTCTTTCATCGCGCCGACCGAACCCATGCCGCGGTAGCTCTTGAAAGAACGCCCTTGGTACAGGAACACTTCGCCCGGTGCCTCTTCGGTACCGGAGAACATGCCGCCCATCATGACCACATGCGCGCCGGCAGCCAGTGCCTTGGCGATGTCGCCCGAGTAGCGGATGCCGCCGTCGGCCACCAGCGGCACGCCGGTGCCCTTGAGGGCTTCGGCCACGTTGGAGACCGCGGTGATCTGCGGCACGCCCACGCCAGCGACGATACGGGTGGTGCAGATCGAACCCGGGCCGATGCCAACCTTGACGCCGTCGGCGCCATGATCGACCAGCGCCCGCGCGGCCGAGCCGGTGGCGATGTTGCCGCCGATCACCTGCACCTGCGGATAGTTCTGCTTGACCCAGCGCACGCGGTCCAGCACGCCCTGGCTGTGGCCGTGGGCGGTGTCTACCACGATCACGTCCACGCCGGCCTTGACCAGCAGGTCGACGCGTTCATCGTTGTCAGGGCCCACGCCGACTGCGGCGCCTACGCGCAGCTGGCCGCGGTCATCCTTGCTGGCGAGCGGATGCTCCACTGCCTTCTGGATGTCCTTGACGGTGATCAGGCCGTTCAGCTCGAAATCCTTGTTGACCACCAGCACGCGCTCGAGGCGGTGGCGGTTCATCAGGCGCTTGGCGTCCTCCAGCGAGGCGTCTTCGCCCACCGTGACGAGCTTTTCGCGCGGGGTCATCTTGGCGCGCGCGGGCGCGTCGAGTTCTTCCTCGAAACGCAGGTCGCGGTTGGTGATGATGCCGACGACCGTCTTGCCTTCCACCACCGGGAAACCGGAGATGCCGTATTGATGTGATAATGCAATCACATCACGGATCTTCATGTCTGGGGGAATCGTGATGGGGTCACGCAGCACGCCGGATTCGTAGCGCTTCACGCGCGCCACTTCCCGGGCCTGGTCGGCCGGCTTCAGGTTCTTGTGGACGATGCCGATACCACCGGCCTGCGCCATGGCAATCGCCAGGCGGGCTTCCGTGACGGTATCCATGGCGGCGGATACCAGCGGAATGTTCAATTCGATCGAACGGGTCAGGCGGGTACGGAGCGAAACATCCCGGGGCAGTACCGACGAATAGGCCGGCACGAGGAGCACGTCATCGAATGTGAGTGCTTTCTGGACAAGACGCATAGCAATTCCTCTAGGCGCAAAACCGAATTATACAGGAATGGCACGTTTCTTGACGCGCCTGCGAGTGCCCTTGTTCAAGTCTGCTATGCTCTTTGTCTTTTTTCAGGGATAGGCAAGCAACAATGGGTATCGGCGTACTGTGCGGCCTGCTGGCCGGCGCCTTCTGGGGCATGGTGTTCATTGCCCCCAAGCTGCTGCCCGTATTCTCCCCCTGGGAACTCGCGATCGGCCGCTACCTGGCCTACGGGCTGGTCGCTTTCATCGCCGCGGTGCCGCTGATGAAGCGCATTGCGCGCAAGCTCACGCGCGCGGATTGCCTTGCACTGCTACGCCAGGCCTTCACCGGCAACCTGCTGTACTACGTGCTGCTGGCGTTTGGCGTACAGCTTGCCGGCGTGGGCCCCACCTCGCTGATCATCGGCATCCTGCCCATCTCCGTCACCATCATGGGCCGGCGCGACCATGGCGCCGTGCCGCTGTCGCGCCTGATCTGGCCGTTGCTGGTGGTGGCCGCCGGCATCGCCTGCATCAATATCGACCTGTTCTCCGGCGCAGGGCACGCGCATGGCGCTGCCGCGGGCGAGGCGGTGCGCAGCGTCTGGCAACGCCTGGCCGGCGTGATGTGCGCGGCCGGCGCGCTGGTGTGCTGGACGCTCTACGCGGTCGATAACGCACGCTACCTGCAGCGCAACCCGCAGTACAGCGGCAATGAATGGTCCGCGCTCTATGGCATCTCCACCGGCGTGGTGTCGGTGGTGCTGGCGCTGCTGGCATTGCTGGGCTGGCTGGTGGCCGGCGACAGCCTCGCCGCGGCCAGCGGCGGGCGCGACTGGCAATGGTTCTGGATGGTTAACGCGGCCGTGGCGCTCGGCGCGTCGCTGATCGGCAACAACCTGTGGAATATCTCCAGCCGCCGCCTGCCGCTCACCTTGTCGGGCCAGATGATCGTGTTCGAGACGTTGTTCGCGCTGGCGTATGGCTTTGTCTTCGACCATCGGCTGCCACGCCCGCTGGAAATCGCGGCCATTGTGTTGCTGATGATTGGCGTGGCCTGGTCGGTGCGCTTGCACGCTGTCGACAAGTCTGCCTAAACTAGCGGCCAATCCCGGCAGCCAAGGGCGCGCGAGTCACTCGCGCAGTGGGGTTCCAGCCCTGCGCGCCCTGCTGCCGCACTTGTCACCGCAGGCTGCCTCCCTACACGCCAAGCCATGAAACGATCGACCGCGCTCTTCAATCTCGCCACGCTGGCCGCCCTCGCCTGCCTGTGCCAGGCTGCCACCGCCCAGACGGATTCGCAATGGCAGTGGCGCGACGGCAATGGCCGCATGGTCTACAGCGACGTGCCGCCGCCGCCCTCGGTGCCTGCCGCCAGTGTGATCAAGGCCCCCGGACGCTTTGCCGGCAGCTTGCGCCCGATCGAGCCTGGCGGCTCGCCAGCGGCGGGAGCTGGCCCAGCAGGCGTTGTTGCAGGCACCCAGCCCGCGCCGGCCGCGAAGGGCGATGGCAAGGTAAAAGCGGAGTCCATGGCAAGTGCCGAGGAGGCCTTCCAAAAGCGCCGTGCCGCGCAGTCGAAGCGGAAGCGGACCAGGCCGCCAAGGACCTGGCCGCGCAGGAACGCCAGGTGCGCTGCGCGCAATCGCGCAACTATGCGACTTCGCTGCAGCAGAACCGCCGCATTGCCGTGCCAGCGCCAGACGGCACGCCGCGTCATCTGAACGATGACGAGCGGCAGGCCGAATTGCAACGCGTCAACGCCAGTCTCGAGCAAAACTGCGCCTGAGCGCCTGAGCGCCTGCGTACTCCGTGCCGGCGCCAGTCAGCCGCCACGTAGCCATTTCAGCCCTTCGCGCGTGCCGCCCTTGCGGGTCTTCTGCACGCGCCGGTTGCGCGCCGACTTGGGATCGGCCACCAGCGGGCGATAGACCTCGATGCGGTCGCCGGCCCGCACCAGGGTGTCCGGTGTCTTGAGCTTGCTGAAAATGCCGACCCGCATGGTGGCGGGATCCACCTCCGGACAAGCCTGCAGCAAGCCTGAAGCGGCAATCGCGGCGACAATGGTGGTGCCGGGGGCACCTCGAGTTCCTTCAGGAAGGCGTCGCCAGGACGGGCGTAGCAAACCGAGATACGCACCGCAGGTGCAGTGCCGGGGATGCCGGCCTCGTCAGCCATTGCCATAGACCACTTCGGCACGCTTGACGAACGCGTCGACAAACGTATTGGCGATCATGTTGAACACCGGCCCGATGATTTTCTCCAGCAGGAAGCTGGAGAACTCGTAGTGCAGGTGGAATTCGATCTTGCAGGCATCCTCGCGCAGGGGCGTGAAGCGCCAGGAACCGCTGAAGGTCTTGAAGGGCCCGTCCTCGAACACCATATCGATCTTGGTGGGCCGCTCCTGCGTATTGCGGGTGTGGAAGTACTGCTTGATGCCGTTGAAGTGGATGTAGATCTTGGCGTCGAGCATTGTCTCGGTCTGCTCGAACACCTCCACGCCACCGCACCAGGGGAGGAACTTGGGATAGTCCTCGACTTGCGTGACCAGGTTGTACATCTGCTCGGCGGAATGGCCGAGCAGCACGGATTTATGGACGTCTGCCATGTAGTGGGGAATCAT from Cupriavidus sp. D39 includes the following:
- the guaB gene encoding IMP dehydrogenase produces the protein MRLVQKALTFDDVLLVPAYSSVLPRDVSLRTRLTRSIELNIPLVSAAMDTVTEARLAIAMAQAGGIGIVHKNLKPADQAREVARVKRYESGVLRDPITIPPDMKIRDVIALSHQYGISGFPVVEGKTVVGIITNRDLRFEEELDAPARAKMTPREKLVTVGEDASLEDAKRLMNRHRLERVLVVNKDFELNGLITVKDIQKAVEHPLASKDDRGQLRVGAAVGVGPDNDERVDLLVKAGVDVIVVDTAHGHSQGVLDRVRWVKQNYPQVQVIGGNIATGSAARALVDHGADGVKVGIGPGSICTTRIVAGVGVPQITAVSNVAEALKGTGVPLVADGGIRYSGDIAKALAAGAHVVMMGGMFSGTEEAPGEVFLYQGRSFKSYRGMGSVGAMKDGAADRYFQEDNTANVDKLVPEGIEGRVAYKGSVTAIIHQMCGGVRASMGYCGSSSIADWHETSEFVQITAAGMRESHVHDVQITKEAPNYYID
- a CDS encoding DUF4124 domain-containing protein, translated to MKRSTALFNLATLAALACLCQAATAQTDSQWQWRDGNGRMVYSDVPPPPSVPAASVIKAPGRFAGSLRPIEPGGSPAAGAGPAGVVAGTQPAPAAKGDGKVKAESMASAEEAFQKRRAAQSKRKRTRPPRTWPRRNARCAARNRATMRLRCSRTAALPCQRQTARRVI
- a CDS encoding DMT family transporter, whose product is MGIGVLCGLLAGAFWGMVFIAPKLLPVFSPWELAIGRYLAYGLVAFIAAVPLMKRIARKLTRADCLALLRQAFTGNLLYYVLLAFGVQLAGVGPTSLIIGILPISVTIMGRRDHGAVPLSRLIWPLLVVAAGIACINIDLFSGAGHAHGAAAGEAVRSVWQRLAGVMCAAGALVCWTLYAVDNARYLQRNPQYSGNEWSALYGISTGVVSVVLALLALLGWLVAGDSLAAASGGRDWQWFWMVNAAVALGASLIGNNLWNISSRRLPLTLSGQMIVFETLFALAYGFVFDHRLPRPLEIAAIVLLMIGVAWSVRLHAVDKSA
- the guaA gene encoding glutamine-hydrolyzing GMP synthase; the encoded protein is MHDKVLILDFGSQVTQLIARRVREAHVYCEIHPNDVTDEFVREFAPKGIILSGSHASTYEDHQLRAPQAVWDLGVPVLGICYGMQTMAVQLGGKVEWSDHREFGYAEMRAHGHTALLKDLEDFSTPEGHGMLKVWMSHGDKVAELPPGFKLMASTPSCPIAGMADEARGYYAVQFHPEVTHTAKGRDMLERFVLKIAGAKPDWVMHDHIAEAVAKIREQVGDEEVILGLSGGVDSSVAAALIHRAIGDQLTCVFVDHGLLRLNEGKMVMDMFAGRLHAKVIAIDASEQFLGHLAGVTDPEQKRKIIGREFVEVFQAEAKKLTNAKWLAQGTIYPDVVESGGTKTKKATTIKSHHNVGGLPETLGLKLLEPLRDLFKDEVRELGVALGLPPEMVYRHPFPGPGLGVRILGEVKRDYAELLRRADAIFIEELRGTVATEQDAAAGMCEPSQVGKSWYDLTSQAFAVFLPVKSVGVMGDGRTYDYVVALRAVQTTDFMTAHWAHLPYALLGRCSNRIINEVRGLNRVVYDVSGKPPATIEWE
- a CDS encoding type II toxin-antitoxin system RatA family toxin, producing the protein MADVHKSVLLGHSAEQMYNLVTQVEDYPKFLPWCGGVEVFEQTETMLDAKIYIHFNGIKQYFHTRNTQERPTKIDMVFEDGPFKTFSGSWRFTPLREDACKIEFHLHYEFSSFLLEKIIGPVFNMIANTFVDAFVKRAEVVYGNG